ATtgagttaaaataaaatcgaaaAAGTTCCAACTCTTTCGACTTTTTGAAAAcgtaatagaaaaatattaagcGCATATATCTCTATTACTGGCAGTAATACTTACGAAAATATATCGAtcttaaaatatacatatatgagTGTACTCTTTGACGTAGGTATTTCACgagtttttaatgaaattctaaTGCCTGAGGTGATGGTAACATCAAAATGTAGTTTTTTTATAGACAGATTTAGGTgaatagataaaaaaaaaaaaaaaaaaaaaaaactaaatgCCTTCTCATTGCAGAAAATACTGATATCTAAAATCTACAAAACtgttcattcattctttcttcttgGCATACTTTGTTCTAATTTTGTTTCTTGTTACATTAattctcttttctttataaattcTTATTGGTATCTTTCAATAAGTACATTTGAAAAAGTTTAGAAACAAGAATCAAGATTATTATCGAGTTTTATCTCGTTGGAAATGAGTTTATCATAATGGATACAAAATAACGCTGCGATAGAGCACACTTCGTGGATCTAGTAGAACATGATTATTTGAACATCACGATAGGATTgaacagaaaatttaaaacagtTTTAACGCCTAAATAAAGATCACTTAACGTCGAACTGAACGTTATATGATAATTATAGCGTTTCTGAGATTTTAAATGGGTAGAATGACAAGCGAGGCAACCAATTTCCTCTAATCCAATGTGAGGTTCTGAACCACCGAGTAAAGACTCTTCTTCCAAGCCACTGTTTAACAGTGTACCAGAAAACCAAATCTTATCCCCTGGATATATGTTTAAACTAAAATTGGTAAAAGAATGATCCGCTATGAGCAGAATCTCCGCATTGTTGCCCCACATACCGCTTTTCATTTTCACCGTAATTTCAAATTCATACCGATTCCACGCGGGGAAATGACATTTATTTTTCCGTTTCTGAATCCGCGCAAACTGTTTACAATTTTCCTGTCGTATCTGATCGCTCGATTCGCAAGAGTTTAAATACGACTCGCCGTACATACAACTGACTGTGTTTCTAACGCTCTCAGGTAGTTTATCAAATATCActgcaatattattttttatcgattttaatttaatattcgttaCGTAACCTTCCCATGAGATAAATATTCCTTCTAAATCCGCACACTGAATTTGCACCTGGGCCTTGGATGATAATTCTTCCCATGCAGGTTGATGACAATGGTTCTGATACTGCTCCCATGAAAGGGTAGAAATAACTTCATAGCCATCAGATTCTTGTTTATACTCCATTATCAATGGCCAGGATAAAAACATACCAGCGCCGACACCCATGAATAACTGCAACATTCGTGTGATAATTacgattttattaaatcaatttttaaagcAATTGTATTTAAGTACCTGGACAAGAGTGATGATCCAATTGAATTTTGGAGCTCGAGTTTTCTTTACATACCACGAGGCAAGAAATGGCATTCCTCCCAATAAAGCGGTCACAGCTATCCTCATTGCTAAATCGCTTTCCGATAAATACTTGGCAGCAGCAACAATTGGTAAAATAACAGACGCCAAACCAGCGAGTGGCAAAAAGAGAACCATACCGACTAAAGCGAGAGCACCTCTAATTAAACCATACCATGTTGCACCTTGAGAACTGAATATCGCTATTTGCCACCAACTTAAACTAACGCAATGAGGTATTAACGTTTGATAAGTTCCTCGCCAATTATCCCTAGCAGCCATTTTTGCAAACACCGCTGGAATTAAAAGATAGAACACGGCacgaaaatttaaacaaaattcaatACCATTACCGACGACGTAAGAAGCAAACGTTGGTACTCTTATGTCTAAGAATCTCCAGCCCTGTGCGACTACGATATCGGTTTCGTATGGATATTTTGCAAGAACATGAACACCGAAACTAAACAGAGCTAAAAGATCTGGAACCTTAGATGAATCTTTCCAGACGAAATTCAACAGCGTCACTAACGTTAACGCGACCGCTATGATGGTAAATTCTGACTGTGGTGTCCACTGATGCGCTATGATGGGATAGGtcattaaatttaaaagtaaagCAAGGAAGAAATGACCATAGGGTTTCAGATTATTGCAACAAAATTGGTATTCTGCTTCTTCAGGATTTAAATTACCACCGGAGTAACTGAGAAACAAACCAGACCAAACGcggaaattattaaattcgcGTTTTCGTTGTAACATTTGAAAAGTAGCGATAACCATCACTACGAAAGATAAATAGTATAGAGCCATTGGTATAAAAAGTATGAGGCTTTCTGTGCCAAACAACGAATATAGTAAAAGTAacaacaatatatgtatattcgatgtaaaaagaatttttttaatcgacATTCCTCTTTGACCTAACGTTTCTATCAACCAAATATAAAGACGTTTTAGAGATGCAAAAGGATGCATAAGAGGCCTTTGTAGTAACGGTATAGTATCTAATACCATTTGAGATGAGTCTACCATACACAGAGCATGTGAAACAATTGGAAGCATACCGCGAGCATAACTAGCAGCAGCAGATACCAGAGCTGCTTCTGTGAGTTTCTCTCCTCTGTGATCCATCCAATCTATAAATTCGAAAtataaatcgatatttttaaacttaaaaaaagaaagaaattatatataatCTCTTACCATGGacatcattttctttttcttcatcttttttaGGTATTGAACCTTCAGGAAGACCATTTTTGGGAAACTTATCATTTAGAGAGTCATTCAGATCCTTTTGTGAGTTACTGTGCAAGATATTATGGGAACCAGAACAACTTGCATTAGATGAATTTGATTCTAAATCCCTCATACGTCTTTGTAGCTGCTCTGTTGTGATAAAATCTTCACCATTTGAAAGACTATGCAATACCAAAGTAACTATAGATAAGCATATACcagtattatttcattaatttattattttaattttttatacctAGTAAACATTTCTCTGGCTGCTCTTCTAGCTAGTTTTTCATCTTGAGTCATATCCAGGCAATTTTTTACATCATAATAATTATGTTCTGTAATACCACGACCAGTGGCTAAGCATTTCCTAAGAATGTCTGTTGCTTCCAAGTTTCCTTGTTCTGAAGCTTTTGTTAGCCAATATACACCtaattttgcattttcttctttatcaaCATCTAGGTCTAAGCGTATACAATTAATTTATGTAAACCTGTTACATCTTGTAAACCTTTGTGAATGCTTAGATGGAAATGAAAACTATTACCACATCTTTCTTCCAAAAGTTGTTTAGCTAAAACTACTTGAGATTCAGGACAGCCATCTTCAGCCAGCTGAGACCGTAATCTTCTAAGAGAACCTCGTGGTCCATCTAAAATTAGGTAATTATTGAAATGGCAATGGCTAAAATTATGTCATTAATCACTTTTCATTTCCTTCAGGTGCTTGTTTTCATAAAAGAGCAAAACAATTGATATTTTTCGTGATTCGTAATATTCTTCTAGCAATCGTACATATTACTTGTCATCAATTACAAAACTGTGATTATTCTACCTAAATGCATAGGTAACAATATgaatagtaaaataaattaaaactgtAAATCATTACAACAAATAAGGTAGTAAGTAAAACTTTATATTACCGTGTAGTGTCCATTGTTTTCTGCCAGATCTACCAGACAATGGAACAATACCAGCCATTACTTCAAGAAACTGTAAGAACAATTACTACGTCAATTCAACTTCGCGTATTAGTTTGATTACACGATTGAATTATTTcccattaaaaatttctactTCAACACACATTCAACATTATGTGATGGTACgaccattaaaaaaaatagcaTTAAAGCATGGTTCAGAAGCGCATGCGTCCTTAAGTAAAGGTTAGGTTTTTAAGAAAAtgtcaaattttcaaatttctcaaatGTATAGTACTCGCCATTAAAGACTACTGTACATCTAGCGAGCACAGTAGGGGAAAAATTgatttgttgtttattttattattcatattaagattttgagaatGTCTATTTTTcgctttttaaaaataattacaagaTAAAAAGAATGTTTGAACAAAGTATGATGAAAATGAAAGTTGAAAATTGCATTGTTATTGTAGGCAGGTAATAAGAAAGaaatacaattataaattgagtaaCCACAGATCATTTATTTATGGTGATCACTCTATTTACAAAGTAACAGTTTGGTTACAGCAGGTAACTTACTGTcactaattaaatttttctttaaatgtGCTACCCCTTTTGTAATCACAGAATTGGTAGCAAATTACTATAATTCATGTATGTAGCACATAGTGACGTCTAATCCAATCCTGGGGCAGTGAGAACTTGCACTGATCTCTGTATTACAGAATAAATACTCAAATTGTATGGCAAAACATTGTTCGACAATGTACTGTAAAGAATTAATTTATCTATGCCTTTCTCTCTAACTGTAATCGtttcacaatttaattaaaaatacttttggTGCTTGATAATTAAGCTAATCCATATTTCTTCTTCAGGGATTCCGGCATTTCTGGTGGTGGTGGACGGGGCATACGAAGCCATACTTTAACAGCGTCATAAATGAACCACTGCGCTCCTGTTAATGTACCAATCATAACGATTCGAGGACCAAGACCCTTCCATACCCCAGTCATACCAAGCTTTTTCAGAACATCTATAGCTGATGCTCCTCTTTCTTGATTCAATTTTGATACAACCTGAAGCAACATAAAATGCATAACGATTAATAAATGGGGAGAGaaatagaaatgtttaatGTTAAATAGAAATAGGAGAAAATATACTCACAGAATCAGCAGGATGAGACACAATCGCACAAAATACACCGGCAATATATCCTGCGGCAAAGGTGACAACCAACTGTTCACCTTTTGTACATTCTTGTCTTGGTTTAGGAACTACGTACTTATACAAAAGTTCAAGTGTACGTTCGAAGCAAGCGAACTTCATCATTGTGTATGGAATTTGACGAAGCCACAAAGGTACCAGCCCTTTGTAAAAGCTACCAAGGCCTTCCTCGCTGTACATCTTTGGAAAAGCTTGTCTCAAATTATTCGCGTATCCTGGCATAGTTTGAATCCTGACCTGTACAAATAAAATACGTATTTCGTGCATGAAAATTTACACGATTTAACATAGACAGCACAGTATTTAAATCAATAACTATTTAAACAAACTTacaatatgtataatattggACAGGACGAGGCAAAGATGAGGATCAATGCAGAGGAACAAAAGAACAATTCTATCTTGTTTTTGGTGTAGGGGTCACAGGAATGCACAGATAATACAAATGTAGTATCCGTTAATTTTTTCAAGTTATAATAGGGATAGTATTGATTTaactatttttgtttttcagaAAAATACATATGTAGAAATAATAGATAATTACTTTAGCAGCTTCAAGAGGAGCTAGACCAATATCGGCGAAAAATTCGGCGGATGCGGAAGAAATTAGATACAAAGTTGTTCTATATTCGTACGACATCTCTTCCCCGATAAGAGCCGAATAATATACTTTGAAAACTTCATAAAGGCCAAACTTGAACATTCCTTGAATAGAATAACCAAAGAATGTTGGCGCCCAACCTTTTACTAAACCGCGAGTTCCATCTTCAGCCACAGTCacctataaaataataatattcaaagtaTTTATTCTATGTTTGGGTgttatattaaaaacaaatttgttACTTACTCGAAAACCATTGAAGACTGATTTGTACTTTGCAGGATCTACTTGGATTCGACATTTTACTAAGTCCAAGGGAGTTACCATGGTATGTGTAATACCACATGATAAAATACCTCCCAAACCACATAACATGAAATAATGATTGGATCCAAATTCACAGCTATctgtattaaaaaaagaaaacattcaTTACTACAAGTAATATGTAAgtcattaaaattatcattcaTATAACTAGGATTATT
The genomic region above belongs to Osmia bicornis bicornis chromosome 9, iOsmBic2.1, whole genome shotgun sequence and contains:
- the LOC114873030 gene encoding wolframin; amino-acid sequence: MLNFLEVMAGIVPLSGRSGRKQWTLHDGPRGSLRRLRSQLAEDGCPESQVVLAKQLLEERCDLDVDKEENAKLGVYWLTKASEQGNLEATDILRKCLATGRGITEHNYYDVKNCLDMTQDEKLARRAAREMFTSLSNGEDFITTEQLQRRMRDLESNSSNASCSGSHNILHSNSQKDLNDSLNDKFPKNGLPEGSIPKKDEEKENDVHDWMDHRGEKLTEAALVSAAASYARGMLPIVSHALCMVDSSQMVLDTIPLLQRPLMHPFASLKRLYIWLIETLGQRGMSIKKILFTSNIHILLLLLLYSLFGTESLILFIPMALYYLSFVVMVIATFQMLQRKREFNNFRVWSGLFLSYSGGNLNPEEAEYQFCCNNLKPYGHFFLALLLNLMTYPIIAHQWTPQSEFTIIAVALTLVTLLNFVWKDSSKVPDLLALFSFGVHVLAKYPYETDIVVAQGWRFLDIRVPTFASYVVGNGIEFCLNFRAVFYLLIPAVFAKMAARDNWRGTYQTLIPHCVSLSWWQIAIFSSQGATWYGLIRGALALVGMVLFLPLAGLASVILPIVAAAKYLSESDLAMRIAVTALLGGMPFLASWYVKKTRAPKFNWIITLVQLFMGVGAGMFLSWPLIMEYKQESDGYEVISTLSWEQYQNHCHQPAWEELSSKAQVQIQCADLEGIFISWEGYVTNIKLKSIKNNIAVIFDKLPESVRNTVSCMYGESYLNSCESSDQIRQENCKQFARIQKRKNKCHFPAWNRYEFEITVKMKSGMWGNNAEILLIADHSFTNFSLNIYPGDKIWFSGTLLNSGLEEESLLGGSEPHIGLEEIGCLACHSTHLKSQKRYNYHITFSSTLSDLYLGVKTVLNFLFNPIVMFK
- the LOC114873043 gene encoding phosphate carrier protein, mitochondrial — its product is MWPSTLEVAKMNPFGTPYMTAKCQQGQYDLTQALVKNRHIAAASVQSGDSCEFGSNHYFMLCGLGGILSCGITHTMVTPLDLVKCRIQVDPAKYKSVFNGFRVTVAEDGTRGLVKGWAPTFFGYSIQGMFKFGLYEVFKVYYSALIGEEMSYEYRTTLYLISSASAEFFADIGLAPLEAAKVRIQTMPGYANNLRQAFPKMYSEEGLGSFYKGLVPLWLRQIPYTMMKFACFERTLELLYKYVVPKPRQECTKGEQLVVTFAAGYIAGVFCAIVSHPADSVVSKLNQERGASAIDVLKKLGMTGVWKGLGPRIVMIGTLTGAQWFIYDAVKVWLRMPRPPPPEMPESLKKKYGLA